The Moraxella nasicaprae sequence TTTCGCACCGCCTTTGACGACCATGTTTGAGCCAAGATACGCACCGATGATTTGCCCTGCCATCATCACAAAGCCCACCGTCCACACCACCTGACCGCCAATGATAAAAAAGATAAGCGAGGCAATGTTGGTGGCAAAATTTAAAAGTTTGGCATTGCCTGTGGCTGTAACCAAATCTTGCCCACGCCCAACCACACCAGAGAGCGAAAAAAATGTCCCCGTCCCTGGTCCAAAATACCCATCATAAAAGCCAATGGCAGGCACAACGCCATTTTGCCACGCCTTGTGCGACAGTTTGGGTGGTTGTTGATAATTGCCCAAATTAGGGCTAAATAAGGTATAAAGCCCCATCGCCCCCACAATAAAGGTAATGGCAGTTTTTAAAAAATCTGGTGGCGAAAGCTGCACCAAAATCGTCCCCACCGCAGAACCAACAAAGGCAAGGATTAGAGCGGTTTTGATGATTTTGGGTTTGGCAATGCCCTTTTTTATCATGGCAAGACTTGCCGAAAGCGACCCTGCACAGGCTTGCAGTTTATTGGTGGCAAGCACCGCCACAGGGTTTAGACCTGTCAAAAGCAGGGCTGGCAAGGTCAAAAGACCACCACCGCCCGCCATCGCATCAACAAAACCTGCCAATATCGCCACCATAAATAATATGAACAA is a genomic window containing:
- a CDS encoding TSUP family transporter; amino-acid sequence: MMLSIELLFILFMVAILAGFVDAMAGGGGLLTLPALLLTGLNPVAVLATNKLQACAGSLSASLAMIKKGIAKPKIIKTALILAFVGSAVGTILVQLSPPDFLKTAITFIVGAMGLYTLFSPNLGNYQQPPKLSHKAWQNGVVPAIGFYDGYFGPGTGTFFSLSGVVGRGQDLVTATGNAKLLNFATNIASLIFFIIGGQVVWTVGFVMMAGQIIGAYLGSNMVVKGGAKFIRPVIVLMCFLMVLRYVFG